One Aegilops tauschii subsp. strangulata cultivar AL8/78 chromosome 7, Aet v6.0, whole genome shotgun sequence genomic window carries:
- the LOC109765163 gene encoding uncharacterized protein, whose protein sequence is MAAANGTAEFAGLRHNGIKFLLDPVDRLPLREVTAGDGHPDPLVLMAVGPTAPARADSSCAVTVGELGGTAGQSNSAQKRKQSPTQSVESTGMVNLDAPDWTRRFQYREFSADVEQPDPLVSMVVGPSALTCAESSCTIVLGQLGGTAEQSNSAGKRKESFISYT, encoded by the exons ATGGCGGCGGCGAATGGTACGGCGGAATTTGCAGGCCTACGCCACAACGGGATCAAATTTCTGCTAGATCCAGTAGACAG ATTGCCGCTGAGAGAGGTCACAGCCGGCGATGGGCACCCAGATCCATTAGTTTTGATGGCTGTTGGGCCGACGGCACCGGCAAGAGCCGACTCGTCGTGCGCGGTTACGGTGGGAGAACTCGGCGGCACTGCTGGGCAGAGCAATTCCGCCCAGAAAAGGAAGCAGTCTCCAACTCAGTCCGTCGAGTCCACCGGGATGGTCAACCTAGATGCACCAGACTGGACCAGAAG ATTCCAGTACAGAGAGTTCAGTGCAGATGTTGAGCAGCCAGATCCATTGGTTTCGATGGTTGTTGGGCCATCGGCATTGACATGCGCCGAGTCATCGTGCACGATTGTGCTTGGACAACTCGGCGGCACTGCTGAACAGAGCAATTCTGCCGGCAAGAGGAAGGAATCTTTCATTTCATATACATGA